The Desulfuromonadales bacterium genome has a segment encoding these proteins:
- a CDS encoding TolC family protein, which produces MNAIGLTRLLLPPLVLLLLGAASGLAQPDSTGIQQGEVLELSVEEVALLVLQNNRDLQVRRLTPVIVGTFEQIERGAFDPEVFAELEYGKEQATETARATGTQFAVEGNEATAIAGIRKFLPMGTTIEGTVEQSRSISNRAPEQQVARVGLTVNQALLQGFGAAVNLAAVRQAEFGTVASHYELRAFTEALLAEAESAYWNFVLAKKQIAIFESSLAVARQQRDETELRIEV; this is translated from the coding sequence GTGAATGCGATCGGCCTGACCCGACTTCTGCTCCCGCCTCTGGTTCTGCTGCTGCTCGGAGCAGCCAGCGGGCTGGCCCAGCCCGATTCAACCGGCATTCAGCAAGGCGAGGTACTTGAACTCTCCGTCGAGGAGGTTGCCTTGCTCGTCCTGCAGAACAACCGCGACCTCCAGGTGCGCCGGCTCACCCCGGTTATCGTCGGGACTTTCGAGCAGATCGAACGCGGGGCCTTCGACCCCGAGGTTTTCGCCGAGCTCGAATACGGCAAGGAGCAGGCCACCGAGACCGCCCGTGCCACCGGCACCCAGTTCGCTGTGGAGGGGAATGAGGCCACCGCCATCGCCGGCATCCGAAAATTTTTGCCTATGGGGACCACCATCGAGGGGACGGTCGAGCAGTCGCGCAGCATTTCCAACCGCGCGCCCGAGCAGCAGGTCGCAAGGGTGGGGCTCACCGTGAATCAGGCACTTTTGCAGGGGTTCGGAGCGGCGGTGAACCTGGCCGCCGTGCGCCAGGCCGAATTCGGCACCGTTGCCAGCCACTACGAGTTGCGCGCCTTCACGGAGGCTCTGCTGGCTGAGGCGGAGTCCGCCTACTGGAACTTCGTGCTGGCCAAAAAACAGATCGCCATCTTCGAGAGCTCGCTCGCTGTGGCGCGCCAGCAGCGGGATGAGACCGAACTGCGGATCGAGGTC